One window from the genome of Cyclobacterium amurskyense encodes:
- a CDS encoding SulP family inorganic anion transporter, giving the protein MLKRYFPILQWLPSYKKSYLSGDVGAGLTVGIMLIPQGMAYAMIAGLPPVFGLYASLIPQIIYAILGTSRQLAVGPVAMDSLLVASGLGALALSGIDEYIAMAIFLALFMGLIQLGLGLLRMGFLVNFLSKPVISGFTSAAAIIIGLSQLKHLLGTPIQSSNQIHFLLKNALATITDTNMITLAIGVIAIILIKSIKKIDSRIPAALVVVVVGVLGIYFLGLNDLGVKIVGEVPSGLPTFQVPSIDYSRVSELLPIAMTLALIAFMEAISVAKAIEEKHQGYQVDPNQELIALGTSNILGSFFQSYPTTGGFSRTAVNDQAGAKTGVAPIVSAMVVGLTLMFLTPLFYYLPNAVLAAIIMVAVFGLIDIKYPIDLLKNRRDEFYLLLATFLITLTVGIKEGILLGVLISLLLLVYRTSRPHIAVLGRIRNTDYFKNIARFPEDTETFKEFLIIRFDAQLYFGNREYFKNELQNQLDKKGPEVKYVILNAEAINYIDSSAVHMLRQLINELKNKGIKLVVAGAIGPARDIFYSSGLINEIGKDNFFVKTNEAFEHCNPLSKKTEIEEMISLQSKKDKAKLMKLKHS; this is encoded by the coding sequence TGAAACGTTATTTCCCAATACTCCAATGGCTTCCGAGCTATAAGAAATCTTATTTATCCGGCGATGTTGGAGCTGGGTTGACCGTAGGCATTATGCTTATTCCTCAAGGGATGGCTTATGCCATGATTGCTGGTCTTCCGCCGGTTTTTGGACTTTATGCGTCCTTGATTCCGCAAATCATTTATGCCATACTGGGTACATCGCGACAATTGGCGGTAGGGCCTGTTGCAATGGATTCTTTACTTGTTGCATCTGGTCTAGGGGCTCTAGCTCTTTCCGGTATAGATGAATATATCGCCATGGCCATATTTTTGGCTTTATTTATGGGGCTTATTCAGCTAGGGTTGGGCTTACTGCGAATGGGTTTTTTGGTCAATTTTTTATCAAAACCTGTAATTAGTGGATTTACCTCTGCTGCCGCAATTATCATTGGTCTAAGTCAGTTAAAGCATCTTTTAGGTACTCCTATTCAAAGTAGCAATCAAATACATTTCCTATTAAAAAATGCATTGGCTACCATTACCGATACCAATATGATTACCCTTGCTATCGGTGTAATCGCTATAATTCTCATTAAGTCGATTAAAAAAATCGATAGTCGTATTCCTGCGGCACTTGTAGTAGTGGTCGTGGGTGTTTTGGGGATTTATTTCTTGGGATTGAATGACCTTGGGGTGAAGATTGTCGGTGAAGTACCAAGTGGGTTACCTACGTTTCAAGTCCCTTCCATCGATTATTCAAGAGTTTCAGAGCTGCTTCCCATTGCGATGACCTTGGCCCTAATCGCTTTTATGGAAGCTATCTCTGTTGCCAAGGCGATTGAGGAAAAGCATCAAGGCTATCAGGTCGATCCCAATCAAGAGCTTATTGCCTTGGGAACGTCGAATATTCTTGGGTCGTTTTTTCAATCCTACCCAACAACTGGTGGTTTTTCAAGAACTGCAGTGAATGATCAAGCAGGTGCTAAAACTGGCGTCGCGCCAATAGTAAGTGCGATGGTGGTTGGGCTAACATTGATGTTCTTAACACCTTTGTTCTATTATTTGCCAAATGCAGTTTTGGCGGCAATTATTATGGTAGCTGTCTTTGGATTGATAGATATTAAATACCCCATCGATCTGCTTAAAAACCGAAGAGATGAATTTTACCTATTGTTAGCTACCTTCCTGATCACTCTTACTGTAGGTATAAAAGAAGGTATACTATTAGGGGTTTTGATTTCTTTGCTGTTGTTAGTTTACAGGACTTCAAGGCCACATATTGCTGTTTTGGGTCGGATACGAAATACCGATTATTTTAAAAATATAGCTCGTTTTCCAGAGGATACAGAAACTTTTAAGGAATTTTTAATAATTCGTTTTGATGCCCAGCTCTATTTTGGTAATAGAGAATATTTTAAAAATGAATTGCAAAATCAGCTTGATAAAAAAGGGCCTGAGGTGAAATATGTTATCCTGAATGCGGAGGCCATTAATTATATAGATAGTAGTGCTGTTCATATGTTACGCCAATTAATTAATGAATTGAAAAACAAAGGAATAAAATTGGTCGTTGCAGGAGCGATTGGCCCTGCTAGAGATATTTTTTATAGCAGTGGGTTGATCAATGAAATTGGAAAGGATAATTTTTTTGTTAAGACAAACGAGGCTTTCGAACATTGTAATCCTTTGAGCAAAAAAACAGAAATAGAAGAAATGATATCCCTTCAATCAAAAAAAGATAAGGCAAAGCTAATGAAACTAAAACACAGCTAA